A stretch of Arachis hypogaea cultivar Tifrunner chromosome 15, arahy.Tifrunner.gnm2.J5K5, whole genome shotgun sequence DNA encodes these proteins:
- the LOC140179364 gene encoding serine/threonine-protein phosphatase 7 long form homolog translates to MGDDPARLYRLDGVAHIDGVINDEDIAYQLGLPVDGCYVSGCLSEFQIYIQGGRPAWVWFQELLGVTPPPSQVQKYAVNCSWFQETFGECPEGADDETLFADKSGNRVHIRWLPYVARLEEMGTYSWSSAALAWLYRCMCRVANRHVVKLAGPLQLLQSWIFWRFPLFRPAGWSGYNPSSSEKGPRVQMWRLRIDRLQDREGSPCSLSGCRTAADVLQVVHPEALEPRHMALWRSVTSLIYFAVIEWHQIDRVLPQFGGVQPRPGPALNIDFLMSKDGRGGDRWFPYHLQKWHLYWESRAETVLRFDVVADPGPSHEFLEWWLQHGKRFLSPDMHLGDPRAVPIPVEASQRGVGVVPDMDRPEDVPDRRRVERRARVGTRRSQRD, encoded by the exons atgggggacgatccggcaaGGTTATATCGCTTGGATGGAGTTGCTCATATAGAtggggtcatcaacgacgag GACATTGCATACCAGTTGGGTTTGCCGGTGGACGGGTGTTACGTGAGTGGTTGCCTGTCAGAGTTCCAGATATACATCCAGGGTGGCCGTCCAGCCTGGGTGTGGTTTCAGGAGTTGCTTGGAGTGACTCCTCCTCCCAGTcaggttcagaagtacgcagTGAACTGTAGCTGGTTCCAGGAGACCTTTGGAGAGTGCCCTGAGGGAGCCGATGACGAGACT CTGTTTGCGGACAAGTCGGGCAACCGCgttcacatcagatggcttcccTACGTTGCTAGGCTGGAGGAGATGGGTACCTATAGCTGGAGTTCTGCGGCACTGGCATGgctgtaccggtgcatgtgccgagtggcaAACAGACATGTGGTCAAGTTAGCGGGCCCACTTCAGCTACTTCAGTCTTGGATCTTCTGGCGATTTCCTCTGTTTAGGCCTGCAGG gtggtcaggttacaACCCTTCCAGTAGCGAGAAGGGTCCGAGAGTGCAGATGTGGAGGCTGAGGATAGACCGGTTACAGGACAGGGAG GGTTCTCCGTGCAGTTTATCTGGATGCCGTACAGCAGCCGACGTACTTCAGGTTGTGCATCCAGAGGCACTGGAGCCTCGGCATATGGCGTTGTGGCGGTCTGTGACGTCGCTGATCTACTTTGCcgtcatagagtggcatcagatagatAGGGTGCTTCCGCAGTTCGGAGGAGTGCAGCCCCGTCCGGGtcccgccctgaacatcgactttctgatgtcgaAGGATGGCAGAGGTGGTGATAGATGGTTCCCGTACCATCTGCAGAAGTGGCATCTCTATTGGGAGTCCCGTGCGGAGACCGTGCTGAGGTTCGATGTTGTTGCCGACCCTGGACCATCGCATGAGTTCCTCGAGTGGTGGCTTCAGCATGGAAAGAGGTTCTTGTCTCCGGATATGCACTTGGGGGATCCGAGAGCGGTTCCTATTCCAGTTGAGGCCTCACAGCGGGGTGTTGGAGTAGTTCCTGACATGGATCGACCTGAGGACGTGCCAGACAGGCGGCGGGTTGAGAGGAGAGCTCGTGTCGGGACACGACGGAGCCAGCGTGACTGA
- the LOC112750875 gene encoding uncharacterized protein, whose protein sequence is MATEAFILKGSSALLISLRAVKSLFMLINAVVMLLLFPFRGRKRGSPAERNSKEDKMTMMKYDDCYHHHHHHPRKGAVVRVPAAKMVPWRSGCGGSSGAAAAMKAALKAVDEGARRELAIKRVMEDNDDKNCVRDYWLLGTKRGDSIFTQSWTPVSVQIRGLVILMHGLNEHSGRYGHFAKQLNASGYKVYAMDWVGHGGSDGLHAYVHSLDYAVSDLKIFIEKVVTENPGLPCFCYGHSTGAAITLKALLDPKVEACITGAVFTAPAVGVEPSNPLLLVIAPLVSFLLPRYQCRAAYKKGMPVTRDPEALLAKYSDPLVCTGPLRARTGYEIVRITSYLQQNLRRIRVPFIVLHGTADSVTDPGASLRFYEEASSSDKTIKLYEGFVHDLLFEPERDEIIECIIQWLNRRV, encoded by the exons atggCGACAGAGGCATTCATTTTGAAAGGAAGCAGTGCGTTGTTGATATCTCTAAGAGCGGTGAAGAGTCTCTTCATGTTGATCAATGCGGTTGTTATGCTTCTTTTGTTTCCCTTcagaggaaggaaaagaggtTCTCCGGCTGAGAGAAATTCCAAGGAAGACAAGATGACGATGATGAAGTATGATGATtgctaccaccaccaccaccaccacccccggAAAGGGGCGGTGGTGAGGGTTCCGGCAGCTAAAATGGTGCCGTGGAGGAGTGGGTGCGGTGGTAGCAGTGGTGCTGCGGCGGCGATGAAGGCGGCGTTGAAGGCGGTGGATGAAGGTGCAAGGAGGGAATTGGCCATAAAGAGAGTAATGGAGGATAATGATGATAAAAATTGTGTTAGGGATTATTGGCTTTTAGGGACAAAAAGAGGTGACAGCATTTTCACACAATCTTGGACCCCAGTTTCTGTTCAGATCAG GGGACTAGTTATTCTGATGCATGGACTTAATGAACACAG TGGCAGATATGGTCATTTTGCAAAGCAGCTGAATGCTAGTGGCTACAAGGTTTATGCCATGGATTGGGTTG GTCATGGTGGAAGTGATGGACTACATGCATATGTTCACTCTCTTGATTATGCAGTTTCCGATTTG AAAATATTTATTGAGAAGGTTGTAACTGAAAATCCGGGTCTACCATGTTTCTGCTATGGACACTCAACAGGTGCAGCCATTACTCTTAAG GCACTACTTGATCCAAAGGTTGAAGCCTGCATCACTGGAGCTGTTTTCACAGCACCTGCCGTTGGGGTTGAGCCTTCTAATCCTCTTTTGTTG GTAATTGCTCCTCTAGTTTCATTTCTGCTGCCAAGATACCAATGTCGTGCTGCATACAAGAAAGGGATGCCGGTAACTCGAGATCCCGAGGCTCTGCTGGCTAAATACTCTGATCCGTTAGTATGCACGGGTCCCCTTAGAGCGAGGACTGGCTACGAGATTGTCCGGATCACAAGCTACTTGCAGCAGAACCTGAGAAGAATAAGAGTTCCATTCATTGTTCTGCATGGAACTGCTGACTCTGTAACTGACCCTGGTGCTTCTCTGAGGTTTTATGAAGAAGCTTCATCATCTGACAAAACCATAAAGTTATATGAAGGATTTGTGCATGATCTTCTCTTTGAGCCTGAAAGAGATGAAATCATAGAATGTATTATTCAATGGCTGAATAGAAGAGTGTGA